Proteins from one Penicillium digitatum chromosome 2, complete sequence genomic window:
- a CDS encoding Na+/H+ antiporter Nha1, translated as MAWDHLDIDKPHLAYMILGGFTGLFMLCSLFVKEKLYIGEATVATICGIIFGPHAANLFNPHEWGNIDKITLECSRIVLVVQCFAVGVELPKAYMERHWKSVSLLLIPVMTWGWLITSLFIWWLVPPLNWLEALVCSACVTATDPVLASSVVGKGKFAKRVPKHLRDLLSAESGCNDGMAFPFIYLSFYIYHYRPQVGEVWLNWFCITVLYECILGAVFGFIVGYVARHAIKLAERKGLIDRESFLVFYFVLAVFCAGSGSLLGMDDLLIGFACGVGFSNDGWFTEKTEESHVSNVIDLLLNLAYFVYFGSIIPWEDYNSPQLGLTPWRLVVIALLVLFFRRIPIMLMLKPIIPDVKTWREALFAGHFGPIGVGAIFAAILARAELEHDNTQPSPEDKLPLPGTSNYYVVRLIWPITTFMVITSIIVHGSSIAVFTLGKRINTLTITLSYTQANEEGPSWMNRLPRVQSIAKGSMSFRKTEDTDASSDEKLPEYPPGTLPPIGMPGNFLRRQRDEEGDTESQSLESSRRKPLRRRRRKRAAGVGGPISQSAIMPAPRRTENEVEVEEERKELEERDQVERGASPPHAERDRFGREPEIEVYQEGHNMIIEDEEGNVLATEDTSNMSPEEKIAHIEAQRKRLENDKSGKLAASESQPHKKTEGEELKQSVEEKAGTSYGKALKKWTNWTGLGKDRASERPEKAEKKKKPPKADSAKPKPRSAHAYQFGNTIIVEDEDGEVIKKYTLPGSKKGEKGDKAHKEPTVPGEAPVRRGLTRMGTWFGMEEEGESSQAAGEKRKDDDWTADDGIRFTLAQDPQVNAQGIVHKGRRMNKQEFFEQMKGLDAKARRDLVQQTDAPASVQERAQHEAREEVKAEKKQEHRLSAAAIAATIGTSAIPEDTEALDSESVTDSDVTDDEYGGHHGSPNVAASLAKFSRSGGTSAAQERRNNLSPAPPRMRDRPRRDSDDDGTERIPPSRLRQAAGLTAPPRQADDDTGETPAERRRRLAALGVEGDESENDDGSESDDNAILEEDSDVEESENGQSSQTTSKNQNPEMHKPFDFSSPSGSGSGSGSGSQSASRHIPRVSWGGEKGREL; from the coding sequence ATGGCGTGGGATCATCTGGACATCGATAAACCGCATTTGGCTTACATGATCCTGGGAGGTTTCACCGGCCTGTTCATGCTGTGCTCTTTGTTTGTCAAAGAGAAGCTATATATCGGCGAAGCCACCGTAGCTACGATCTGTGGTATCATTTTCGGCCCCCATGCGGCCAACCTGTTCAATCCGCACGAATGGGGAAATATCGATAAGATCACCCTCGAGTGCTCGCGAATCGTCCTGGTCGTGCAATGTTTTGCCGTCGGCGTTGAGTTGCCCAAGGCTTACATGGAACGGCATTGGAAGTCTGTCTCCTTGCTGCTAATCCCTGTCATGACATGGGGTTGGCTTATCACCAGTTTGTTCATCTGGTGGCTGGTGCCTCCCCTGAACTGGCTGGAGGCCCTGGTGTGCTCTGCGTGTGTCACGGCTACCGATCCTGTCTTGGCATCGTCTGTCGTTGGTAAGGGAAAATTCGCCAAGCGTGTCCCCAAGCATTTGCGTGACTTGCTGTCTGCGGAGTCCGGATGTAACGATGGTATGGCTTTCCCATTCATCTATCTGTCCTTCTACATATATCACTATCGCCCTCAAGTCGGCGAGGTATGGTTGAACTGGTTCTGTATCACCGTTCTGTACGAGTGTATTCTGGGTGCTGTTTTCGGCTTCATCGTCGGTTACGTTGCTCGCCATGCAATCAAGTTGGCGGAACGCAAGGGATTGATCGATCGTGAGAGTTTTCTAGTGTTCTACTTTGTGTTGGCTGTATTCTGTGCTGGTTCGGGTTCTTTACTGGGCATGGACGACCTGCTGATTGGATTCGCCTGTGGCGTTGGGTTCAGTAACGATGGTTGGTTTACGGAGAAGACAGAGGAATCGCATGTCTCCAACGTTATTGATCTTCTGCTCAACTTGGCATACTTTGTCTATTTTGGATCCATCATTCCGTGGGAGGACTACAACTCCCCCCAGCTCGGCCTTACTCCTTGGCGGTTGGTGGTGATCGCGTTATTGGTCCTCTTCTTCCGACGTATTCCCATCATGCTAATGCTCAAACCGATAATACCGGATGTCAAAACCTGGCGAGAAGCGTTATTCGCAGGGCATTTTGGTCCCATCGGCGTCGGTGCCATTTTCGCAGCCATACTTGCTCGAGCAGAGCTGGAGCACGACAATACACAACCGTCACCTGAAGACAAGCTTCCACTGCCAGGAACTAGCAATTATTATGTTGTCAGGCTCATTTGGCCCATCACTACCTTCATGGTCATCACGTCTATTATAGTACATGGTTCATCTATTGCAGTTTTTACTCTGGGTAAACGCATCAACACCTTGACTATCACCCTATCTTATACACAGGCCAACGAGGAAGGACCTTCATGGATGAACCGTCTCCCTCGGGTGCAGTCTATTGCCAAGGGCTCCATGTCCTTCCGCAAGACGGAGGATACAGATGCCTCATCGGATGAAAAGCTTCCGGAGTATCCTCCCGGTACCTTACCGCCTATCGGCATGCCTGGCAATTTCCTTCGCCGGCAACGTGACGAGGAGGGAGATACTGAGTCACAAAGCCTCGAATCCTCCCGTCGCAAGCCTTTGCGGAGACGTCGCCGTAAGCGTGCTGCCGGTGTCGGAGGCCCTATTAGTCAGTCTGCTATTATGCCCGCCCCTCGGCGAACGGAGAACGAAGTGGAAGTcgaggaagaaaggaaagaactCGAAGAGCGCGATCAAGTCGAGCGTGGAGCTTCTCCACCTCATGCTGAACGGGATCGATTCGGTCGTGAGCCAGAGATAGAGGTTTACCAAGAAGGTCACAACATGATCATCGAGGATGAAGAGGGCAACGTTCTTGCGACTGAGGATACATCTAACATGTCTCCGGAAGAGAAGATTGCGCACATTGAAGCGCAACGCAAGCGTCTGGAAAACGATAAATCAGGAAAATTAGCAGCGTCTGAAAGTCAACCCCATAAAAAGACTGAGGGAGAGGAGCTTAAGCAGTCGGTTGAGGAGAAGGCTGGTACTTCATACGGAAAAGCTCTCAAGAAGTGGACCAACTGGACCGGACTTGGAAAGGATCGGGCCTCGGAACGGCCAGAGAAggccgagaagaagaaaaagccaCCGAAGGCCGATTCAGCAAAACCGAAACCTCGTTCAGCTCATGCATATCAATTCGGCAATACTATCAttgttgaggatgaggacggTGAGGTGATCAAGAAATACACTCTTCCCGGCAGCAAGAAGGGCGAAAAGGGCGATAAGGCCCATAAAGAGCCCACCGTCCCTGGTGAAGCACCTGTCCGACGTGGTTTGACCCGCATGGGAACCTGGTTCGGCATGGAGGAAGAAGGTGAATCTTCCCAGGCCGCCGGGGAAAAGAGGAAGGACGACGATTGGACTGCCGACGACGGCATTCGATTCACTTTGGCACAGGACCCTCAAGTCAACGCTCAAGGCATTGTCCACAAGGGCCGACGTATGAACAAGCAGGAATTCTTCGAGCAGATGAAGGGTCTTGACGCCAAGGCCCGTCGGGATCTGGTGCAGCAAACCGACGCACCAGCATCAGTCCAAGAAAGGGCTCAGCACGAAGCCAGAGAAGAAgtcaaggccgagaagaagCAAGAGCACCGCCTTTCTGCCGCCGCTATTGCCGCTACCATCGGCACTAGCGCCATCCCCGAAGACACCGAAGCTCTAGACTCCGAGTCCGTCACCGATAGCGATGTCACCGATGACGAGTATGGAGGCCACCATGGTTCTCCGAACGTGGCTGCCTCGCTAGCGAAGTTCTCACGTAGCGGCGGCACCTCTGCCGCCCAAGAACGCCGAAACAACCTCAGCCCTGCGCCACCCCGTATGCGGGACCGGCCTCGTCGCGATTCCGACGACGATGGTACAGAGCGAATCCCACCGTCGCGTCTCCGACAAGCCGCTGGTCTGACCGCGCCCCCACGGCAGGCCGACGACGACACAGGCGAGACCCCTGCCGAGCGTCGCCGCCGTCTGGCTGCCCTTGGCGTAGAAGGTGACGAGTCCGAGAACGATGATGGCTCGGAGTCGGATGACAATGCCATCCTAGAGGAAGACTCGGACGTCGAGGAGAGCGAGAATGGCCAGTCGAGCCAGACCACGAGCAAGAACCAGAACCCTGAAATGCACAAGCCATTTGACTTTTCTTCTCCATCTGGATCTGGATCTGGATCCGGCTCCGGCTCCCAGTCTGCCTCCCGCCATATCCCGCGTGTTTCATGGGGAGGCGAGAAGGGACGTGAGCTCTGA
- a CDS encoding Sorting nexin mvp1 — protein sequence MSLFGTSPEDHPAGDSTRVKSSLFADEPATGGSSLFADDDGDDSSSPWNAQNNTAKRTARRDLARTLLPNTDVPESYIDAYDLILNSGDRVGSGIGLTSVREILSSSGLTATDQSNILNLVASGDHESFSGLGRGEFNVLLALVGLAQEGEDLSFDAVDDRRKKLPQPKAGYLDRLRTTGDASSEPSKQKPATPPFQPPPIQIPGSTQSQNLRRTSLGGLESDPWGSPELHRGHSHETGGADPRPLNGFGSVRSMMNEWSSKAIEDTTQSNVAQRDHFNGQTEAAPLSSSGPGWGNHNFSGAGPSDENSFGGTVPSPLGGFGPTGDGLNNIAPRRRSLGLGRSTNPQVEETVTITLLPEKEGLFMFQHRNYEVKSARRGSTVIRRYSDFVWLLDCLQKRFPFRQLPLLPPKRVSVNGTHLTADSSSFLKKRRHGLVRFTNALVHHPVLGQEQLVIMFLTVPTELSVWRKQATISVQDEFVGRVLPPDLEDSLPATLEETFETVRSGVKRSAEIYINLCTLLERLAKLNDGLAADHLRFSLALQSLTEVTKNTYAVDTNDIPFINAGITATARHLSASQSLLEDEARGWTEGVLEDLKQQRDCLVSVREMFDRRDRYARNNIAQLERRIETSEQKLQDLRARPSGTVKPGEIEKVEDSIFKDKESIVQQHARGVFIRECIRDELVHFQQSQYHISRLHQDWSQELVKYSELQAENWRGLSDEVERMPTGL from the exons ATGTCCTTATTCGGCACATCCCCAGAGGATCACCCTGCGGGTGATTCTACCCGAGTCAAGTCTTCGCTGTTTGCTGACGAACCGGCTACGGGCGGCTCCTCGCTGTTCGCTGATGACGACGGCGACGACAGCTCCTCTCCTTGGAACGCCCAAAATAACACCGCGAAGAGAACTGCCCGGCGCGATTTAGCTCGGACATTGCTTCCCAATACGGACGTACCCGAGAGCTACATTGACGCATATGACCTGATTTTGAACAGCGGGGACCGGGTTGGCTCCGGCATTGGGTTAACTTCTGTTCGGGAGATTCTGTCAAGCAGTGGGCTCACTGCAACCGACCAAAGTAATATCTTAAACCTTGTTGCTTCCGGTGATCATGAAAGCTTTAGTGGACTCGGTCGTGGCGAGTTCAATGTGCTGTTAGCGCTAGTCGGCCTAGCGCAAGAGGGCGAGGACCTCTCCTTTGATGCTGTGGACGACCGCCGCAAAA AATTACCCCAGCCAAAGGCTGGCTATCTCGACCGGCTACGGACCACCGGCGACGCGAGCTCTGAACCATCAAAACAAAAACCTGCTACCCCGCCTTTCCAGCCTCCTCCCATCCAAATTCCCGGCTCCACGCAATCGCAAAACTTACGACGAACGTCATTAGGCGGATTGGAGTCAGACCCATGGGGCAGTCCAGAATTACACCGCGGTCACAGCCATGAGACAGGAGGCGCCGACCCACGTCCATTGAATGGATTCGGGAGTGTGAGGTCCATGATGAACGAGTGGTCTAGCAAGGCGATCGAAGATACCACACAAAGCAACGTAGCCCAGCGGGATCATTTCAATGGCCAGACGGAGGCTGCGCCGCTTAGCAGTTCTGGGCCTGGATGGGGGAACCATAACTTCAGCGGAGCGGGTCCGAGCGACGAAAACAGCTTTGGAGGTACGGTGCCTTCGCCACTAGGTGGCTTTGGTCCTACAGGGGATGGGCTCAACAATATTGCCCCACGGCGTCGGTCCCTTGGGCTCGGCCGATCGACAAACCCACAGGTAGAGGAGACCGTTACTATCACGTTGCTACCCGAGAAAGAAGGCTTGTTCATGTTTCAACACCGAAACTATGAGGTCAAGTCTGCACGGCGAGGTAGTACGGTCATTCGGCGTTATAGCGATTTTGTCTGGCTATTGGACTGCCTCCAAAAGCGATTTCCTTTCCGGCAATTGCCTCTTCTTCCCCCCAAGCGGGTTTCAG TCAATGGCACTCACCTTACAGCGGATTCATCCTCCTTTCTCAAAAAGCGCCGACACGGACTTGTTCGATTCACCAATGCCCTCGTTCACCATCCCGTTCTTGGTCAAGAGCAGCTTGTGATCATGTTTTTAACAGTTCCAACC GAACTTTCGGTATGGCGAAAACAGGCCACAATCTCAGTTCAAGACGAGTTTGTTGGCCGTGTTCTCCCACCAGATCTTGAAGACTCATTACCCGCCACACTCGAGGAAACCTTTGAAACTGTTCGCAGTGGTGTCAAGCGTTCCGCGGAGATCTATATCAATCTTTGCACTTTGCTTGAGCGATTGGCTAAGCTCAACGATGGCTTGGCTGCTGACCACCTCCGGTTCTCACTCGCCCTGCAGTCCTTGACGGAAGTCACCAAAAACACGTACGCGGTCGATACCAATGACATTCCCTTCATTAATGCAGGTATCACAGCTACCGCTCGGCATCTCTCTGCCAGCCAGAGTCTACTAGAGGATGAAGCCCGAGGATGGACCGAGGGGGTTCTAGAAGATCTAAAGCAGCAACGTGATTGTTTGGTCAGTGTGCGTGAGATGTTCGATCGGCGGGATCGGTATGCACGGAACAACATTGCGCAGCTGGAACGGCGCATTGAGACTAGTGAGCAGAAGCTGCAGGATCTACGCGCCCGGCCCTCGGGCACAGTAAAGCCCGGGGAGATCGAGAAGGTTGAAGATTCTATCTTCAAG GACAAAGAATCTATTGTGCAACAACACGCTCGGGGCGTCTTCATCCGAGAATGCATCCGTGACGAACTAGTCCACTTCCAGCAAAGCCAGTATCACATCAGCCGCCTGCATCAGGACTGGAGCCAAGAACTTGTTAAGTACTCCGAACTGCAGGCAGAGAACTGGCGTGGCTTGAGCGATGAAGTCGAGAGAATGCCGACGGGCTTATAG
- a CDS encoding ATPase, AAA-type, core encodes MAMGTDEQQVIHPFFRQEFGVSVKSKALNDPISLANTHAHDLRSIGSEFSTHEQGVQDQDNHTSNVSKTNNETSVDLEEDLNEDRRKKRRTDKTQSIEPTATSGARLSEWLSHNLANSTPLPINSIEDEINFSLPHPEAPLAETHLPADETQLMTPAENEKPETQVARTSARQKILRLNSKGGFLSSPASSPPRETKKRATGKRGRPRKAERKVVSIKYSVDTEKNIGKLINDILYGRAVQKPPATVTSVQSCKTKNEIRKPTHPFFSKKSAQIPGPKSLNGSQSDNPNSSASVPSSQTTAGAPDKKRTVAASGSSFASFPRRVPKFPELLDPLWPPLEFVHVRDIHPTPDVNGRVWHTTQDRKKSKIAAVSVRDDENVLLAGTAEARRIARLPKPDYDSLGILRHPVRHVASSQVLHTAMERQMSWSSPNRRFPWNSSSPPLARLRSALLTSVSAFDCATYEPQLWTHKYAPQSAEDILQLGREPQMLRDWLRHLKITAVDTGKPSKGTATLKSKREKKAKKRPKADKLDGFVVSSEEEASEMDTLSGSDDELACGVTTTPQRTVVRSGDIASGLRGVERKSPMTNVILLSGPTGSGKTASVYAVAKELDFEVFEINAGSRRSARDMLERVGDMTQNHLVHLLNESEDATNNGKDSVKQNKLKGFFKGPPSKASKLIPQSGEPCPKPETTPKRPREQKQSLILLEEADILFDEDRQFWTGVLTLIGQSKRPIVITCNDENLIPTQDMSLHAILRYHRPAQDFSIDYLLLVAANEGHILKREAVTRLYQGSGMDLRKSLMDLNFWCQMGVGSEKAGLDWLLPSWPPGSNVDHDGDRLRVLSLNTYERYMGYFNRDMIVTQGSLDEETEFIRNSFQWWGLGLQDSEDMAGKNVVELLPSDQLQSTPKTAQLDLLCREADYYDMRSSLDILCSNLSMDTSNDAVDISAPPPPEGYRSNYLDNYPLLHTELRTEFSSLSETVSAAFDALISRTFRPTNAEDLESLYASRALSKAIVSAVPSQTAPSTLPQFQRIFEPIMRANYSTPTPTARHAPSFENGLAPITEDLAPYIRAIMVFDGRRQQYRERLFALTAQEYGGGDKRSRTTRASRAALEGGDKASTRKERWFALDTPYYKVQSTAGPEWQHVLFQMGYFHVQPIIEASPERNDMGLDDQVLEHVE; translated from the exons ATGGCTATGGGAACTGACGAACAGCAAGTTATACATCCCTTCTTCCGACAAG AATTTGGTGTCTCTGTCAAATCCAAAGCCTTGAATGACCCAATCTCGCTTGCAAACACCCACGCACATGATCTTCGATCGATAGGCAGCGAATTCTCTACGCATGAGCAGGGGGTCCAGGACCAAGATAATCACACTTCAAATGTTTCCAAAACAAATAATGAGACTTCGGTGGATCTCGAAGAAGACCTAAATGAGGATCGGAGGAAGAAGCGAAGGACAGACAAAACGCAAAGCATCGAACCCACTGCCACCTCGGGTGCACGTCTCTCAGAATGGCTCAGTCACAACCTGGCCAATAGTACTCCTTTGCCAATCAATTCTATCGAGGATGAAATCAATTTTTCTTTACCTCACCCCGAAGCTCCGCTGGCGGAGACTCACCTTCCTGCAGATGAAACCCAGCTAATGACACCTGCCGAGAACGAGAAACCAGAGACGCAAGTTGCCAGAACCTCTGCAAGACAGAAAATTCTCAGATTGAATTCTAAAGGAGGCTTCCTGTCGTCACCTGCCTCCAGTCCTCCCCGAGAGACAAAAAAGAGAGCGACAGGGAAACGGGGGAGGCCGCGAAAGGCTGAGCGCAAGGTGGTGTCGATCAAGTATAGCGTTGACACAGAAAAGAATATCGGGAAGTTGATCAACGATATCTTATATGGCCGAGCGGTTCAAAAACCGCCTGCTACTGTAACTTCTGTTCAGTCGTGCAAGACGAAAAACGAAATTCGAAAGCCCACACACCCATTCTTTAGCAAGAAATCAGCACAGATCCCTGGGCCCAAGAGCTTGAATGGATCTCAATCGGACAATCCAAATTCCAGCGCGAGTGTGCCTTCAAGCCAAACCACAGCTGGAGCCCCGGATAAGAAGCGGACAGTAGCTGCTTCGGGCAGTTCGTTTGCTAGCTTCCCCCGCCGTGTCCCCAAGTTTCCAGAACTGCTTGATCCTCTTTGGCCACCTCTTGAGTTTGTGCATGTCAGAGACATTCACCCAACCCCAGATGTTAATGGTCGTGTCTGGCATACTACCCAGGACCGAAAAAAATCGAAAATCGCAGCTGTCTCAGTCCGAGACGATGAAAACGTCCTTCTAGCCGGAACAGCTGAAGCAAGGAGGATCGCCCGCCTGCCCAAACCGGACTACGACTCTCTAGGTATTCTTCGGCATCCCGTACGACATGTTGCCAGCAGTCAAGTTTTGCATACGGCAATGGAAAGACAGATGTCGTGGTCCTCACCAAACCGCCGATTCCCTTGGAACTCTTCTAGTCCCCCCCTTGCCAGACTTCGATCGGCTCTACTCACATCAGTTTCGGCTTTTGATTGCGCAACCTACGAACCGCAGCTTTGGACACACAAGTACGCCCCACAATCAGCCGAAGATATCCTTCAACTTGGCCGCGAACCACAGATGCTTCGAGACTGGCTACGACATCTCAAGATCACAGCAGTTGACACCGGAAAACCATCCAAGGGGACTGCGACCTTGAAATCAAAGCGGGAGAAAAAGGCGAAAAAGCGCCCAAAAGCCGACAAACTCGACGGTTTCGTTGTGTCAAGCGAAGAGGAGGCTTCTGAAATGGACACACTCTCTGGCTCAGACGATGAGCTAGCGTGCGGTGTAACCACAACACCTCAACGGACAGTCGTCAGGTCGGGTGACATAGCATCTGGTTTACGCGGAGTAGAAAGAAAGAGTCCAATGACCAATGTAATACTTCTCAGTGGCCCAACTGGCTCCGGGAAAACCGCCTCTGTCTATGCCGTTGCAAAGGAGCTTGATTTCGAAGTCTTTGAGATAAATGCCGGGAGCCGACGAAGTGCCCGAGACATGCTTGAGCGAGTCGGAGATATGACGCAAAATCATCTTGTTCACCTCCTCAACGAATCCGAGGATGCAACAAACAACGGCAAAGACTCTGTCAAGCAAAACAAGCTAAAGGGCTTTTTCAAAGGCCCACCCTCAAAAGCTAGCAAGCTGATCCCCCAGTCTGGCGAACCATGTCCGAAGCCTGAAACTACGCCCAAACGCCCCCGTGAGCAAAAGCAGTCTTTGATCCTGCTCGAGGAAGCCGATATTCTTTTTGATGAAGACCGACAATTCTGGACCGGTGTTTTAACTCTCATCGGCCAATCTAAACGACCGATTGTCATCACCTGCAACGATGAGAATTTAATCCCTACCCAAGACATGTCTCTTCATGCCATACTACGATATCACAGGCCTGCTCAAGACTTCAGCATCGATTACTTGCTTTTGGTTGCCGCCAACGAGGGACATATTTTGAAGAGAGAAGCCGTCACCAGACTCTATCAAGGATCAGGAATGGATCTTCGGAAGTCATTGATGGATCTGAACTTCTGGTGTCAGATGGGTGTTGGCAGTGAGAAAGCGGGCTTGGATTGGCTGCTTCCCAGTTGGCCCCCTGGATCAAATGTGGATCATGATGGGGACCGACTTCGGGTTCTGAGCCTCAACACGTACGAACGATATATGGGCTATTTTAATCGTGATATGATTGTGACCCAAGGCTCGTTGGATGAAGAGACGGAGTTTATCCGCAACAGCTTTCAATGGTGGGGTCTCGGCCTGCAAGATTCCGAAGACATGGCTGGGAAGAATGTAGTTGAACTTCTACCCTCTGATCAACTTCAGTCTACTCCCAAGACAGCGCAACTTGATTTGTTGTGCCGGGAAGCGGATTACTATGACATGAGAAGTTCTCTCGACATCCTTTGCTCTAACCTTTCCATGGACACGAGTAAT GATGCTGTTGACATATCCGCCCCGCCGCCACCAGAAGGCTATAGATCCAACTATCTTGACAACTACCCACTCCTGCATACAGAGCTGCgaacagagttttcatcactCAGTGAAACTGTCAGCGCCGCCTTTGATGCGTTGATAAGCAGGACTTTCCGTCCCACAAATGCCGAGGACTTGGAATCTTTATACGCGAGCCGAGCCTTGAGCAAAGCCATCGTCTCTGCAGTGCCCTCGCAAACCGCTCCATCCACTCTGCCTCAATTCCAGCGCATCTTTGAACCCATTATGCGTGCGAACTACTCAACCCCCACACCAACCGCCCGCCACGCCCCTTCATTTGAGAATGGACTCGCACCAATCACGGAAGACTTGGCCCCGTACATCCGTGCCATCATGGTCTTTGATGGTCGCCGTCAGCAATACCGCGAGCGGTTGTTTGCGCTTACAGCGCAGGAGTACGGGGGCGGCGACAAGCGTTCACGCACGACACGCGCTAGTCGCGCGGCCCTGGAGGGAGGTGACAAAGCCTCAACGCGCAAGGAGAGGTGGTTCGCTCTAGATACGCCTTACTACAAAGTGCAAAGCACCGCTGGTCCAGAGTGGCAGCATGTCTTGTTCCAGATGGGATATTTCCACGTGCAACCTATCATCGAGGCATCCCCTGAGCGCAATGACATGGGTTTAGATGACCAGGTCCTGGAGCATGTCGAGTGA
- a CDS encoding FMN-binding split barrel-like protein — protein sequence MIEAVNAPYLDAPYSGSEWDASVLHEAPSSTVKLSRVAESVFNIEGKVIDIKEFTDYQHPGMSLAATVLTKATQFWIKEGTANKDYSQIDLSKLRPGGNVK from the exons ATGATCGAGGCAGTGAATGCACCTTATCTTGATGCTCCGTACAGCGGGTCAGAATGGGATGCATCTGTTCTGCACGAGGCACCGTCAAGTACCGTGAAGTTATCCCGCGTCGCCGAGTCGGTGTTCAACATCGAAGGAAAGGTGATTGATATCAAGGAGTTCACAGATTACCAGCACCCTGGGATGAGCCTCGCTGCGACTGTTCTCACCAAGGCTACCCAGTTCTGGATCAAGGAAGGCACTGCCAATAAGGATTATAGTCAGATTGACTTGTCGAAGTTGCGGCCGG GTGGCAACGTC AAATGA